A genomic window from Massilia sp. METH4 includes:
- a CDS encoding SDR family oxidoreductase, translating into MAQQPAGTTRTATRRPPKYPRPPFPRQQQEWPALAAKMTPRPDHGELTYQGSGRLANRKALITGGDSGIGRAAAIAYAREGADVAINYLPFEEQDAQEVKALIEKAGRKAVLLPGDIRDEGFCKKLVDDAARQLGGLDIVVSNAARQQSVESILDLTTEQFDWTMKTNIYANFWICKAAVPHMANGGAIIVTASVQAYDPSENLLDYAQTKAAQVAFTKSLAKQLAARNIRVNAVAPGPIWTPLQVCGGQEPDALVNFGGDTPMKRPGQPAELAATFVTLASDESSYTTGQVYGVAGGRGNP; encoded by the coding sequence ATGGCCCAGCAGCCGGCCGGCACCACCCGGACCGCCACCAGGCGCCCGCCGAAATACCCGCGGCCCCCGTTCCCGCGCCAGCAGCAGGAATGGCCGGCGCTGGCCGCCAAGATGACGCCGCGGCCCGACCACGGCGAACTGACCTACCAGGGCAGCGGGCGGCTGGCCAACCGCAAGGCCCTGATCACAGGCGGCGACTCCGGCATCGGCCGCGCGGCCGCCATCGCTTATGCGCGCGAGGGTGCCGACGTGGCGATCAATTACCTGCCGTTCGAGGAGCAGGACGCGCAGGAAGTGAAGGCGCTGATCGAGAAGGCGGGGCGCAAGGCCGTGCTGCTGCCGGGCGATATCCGCGACGAAGGATTCTGCAAGAAGCTGGTCGACGACGCTGCACGCCAGCTGGGCGGCCTCGATATCGTGGTCAGCAACGCGGCGCGGCAGCAATCCGTCGAGTCGATCCTCGATTTGACCACCGAGCAGTTCGACTGGACGATGAAGACGAATATCTACGCCAATTTCTGGATCTGCAAGGCCGCCGTGCCGCACATGGCCAATGGCGGGGCGATCATCGTCACGGCTTCCGTGCAGGCCTATGACCCGTCGGAAAACCTGCTCGACTACGCGCAGACGAAGGCAGCCCAGGTGGCGTTCACGAAATCGCTGGCCAAGCAGCTGGCCGCCAGGAATATCCGCGTGAACGCGGTGGCGCCGGGCCCGATCTGGACGCCGCTGCAGGTGTGCGGCGGCCAGGAGCCCGATGCGCTGGTCAACTTCGGCGGCGATACGCCGATGAAGCGCCCCGGCCAGCCCGCCGAGCTGGCCGCCACCTTCGTCACGCTGGCGTCCGACGAATCGAGCTACACCACCGGCCAGGTGTATGGCGTGGCTGGCGGGCGGGGCAATCCGTAA
- a CDS encoding RNA polymerase sigma-70 factor yields the protein MTIQAIPIMTEETLAPFATLRPRLFSIAYRMLGTRADAEDVVQDAWLRWAGTDHGAVQSAEAWLVTVTTRLALDRLRERKAERESYVGWWLPEPLVELDERTPESAAELASDVSVAMLWVLERLAPEERAAFLMRQVFDQDYADVATALGKSEAACRQLVSRAQARVQQEKPRFAVSKDAHRELLSRFMQAAASADRAAMKTFLADDVRLISDGGGKVPSFGKILVGAARIAGVYWSVEHAYPGKITYRMARVNGEPGLVRYVDGVVESAQAFIIEGGKIVAVYAIRNPDKLRGIAPLS from the coding sequence ATGACCATTCAAGCCATCCCGATCATGACCGAAGAAACCCTCGCCCCGTTCGCCACGCTGCGCCCCCGCCTGTTCTCGATCGCCTACCGCATGCTTGGCACCCGCGCCGACGCCGAAGACGTGGTGCAGGATGCCTGGCTGCGCTGGGCCGGCACCGACCACGGCGCCGTGCAGTCGGCCGAGGCATGGCTGGTGACGGTGACCACCCGCCTGGCCCTCGACCGGCTGCGCGAGCGCAAGGCCGAGCGCGAGAGCTATGTGGGCTGGTGGCTGCCCGAACCGCTGGTGGAACTGGACGAGCGCACGCCCGAATCGGCGGCCGAGCTGGCGAGCGACGTTTCCGTGGCCATGCTGTGGGTGCTGGAACGGCTGGCGCCCGAGGAGCGCGCCGCTTTCCTGATGCGACAGGTGTTCGACCAGGATTACGCCGACGTAGCCACCGCGCTGGGCAAAAGCGAGGCGGCCTGCCGCCAGCTCGTGTCGCGCGCGCAGGCCAGGGTGCAGCAGGAAAAGCCGCGCTTCGCCGTGTCGAAGGATGCCCACCGGGAACTGCTGTCCCGCTTCATGCAGGCCGCCGCCAGTGCCGACCGTGCGGCGATGAAGACTTTCCTTGCCGACGACGTGCGGCTGATATCCGATGGCGGCGGCAAGGTGCCCTCGTTCGGCAAGATCCTGGTGGGCGCGGCGCGCATCGCCGGCGTCTATTGGTCCGTCGAACATGCGTATCCCGGCAAGATCACGTACCGCATGGCGCGCGTGAACGGCGAGCCGGGGCTGGTGCGCTATGTGGACGGCGTGGTGGAGTCGGCGCAGGCGTTCATCATCGAGGGCGGCAAGATCGTTGCCGTGTATGCGATTCGCAATCCGGACAAGCTGCGTGGGATTGCGCCGCTGTCGTAA